A genome region from Camelina sativa cultivar DH55 chromosome 10, Cs, whole genome shotgun sequence includes the following:
- the LOC104716855 gene encoding serine/threonine-protein kinase tricorner, with translation MEDIQEEESGTDEEVLGSSLTMEKVAAAKQYIENHYRAQNKNIQERKERRWILERKLASSGVPKEEQINMIKDLERKETEFMRLKRNKISVDDFELLTIIGRGAFGEVRLCREKKSGNIYAMKKLKKSEMVMRGQVEHVRAERNLLAEVASHYIVKLYYSFQDAEYLYLIMEYLPGGDMMTLLMREDTLREDVAKFYIAQSVLAIESIHRYNYIHRDIKPDNLLLDKDGHMKLSDFGLCKPLDCRNLPSIQENRATDDETMTEPMDVDRCFPDTDNKRSWRSPQEQLQHWQMNRRKLAFSTVGTPDYIAPEVLLKKGYGMECDWWSLGAIMYEMLVGYPPFYADDPISTCRKIVHWRNHLKFPEDVKLSSEAKDLVCRLLCNVDHRLGTGGGAQQIKDHPWFKEVLWEKLYEMEAAYKPEVNDELDTQNFMKFDEVNSPAPERTRSGLSRKMLLAPKDLSFVGYTYKNFDAVKGLRHSLEMARTMSLDRSPAEAMPVERISGEAAEAQMVSSMDDPMVI, from the exons ATGGAGGATATACAGGAGGAAGAGAGCGGTACGGACGAGGAGGTTCTGGGATCGAGCTTGACCATGGAGAAAGTGGCTGCAGCCAAGCAGTACATCGAGAATCACTACAGAGCTCAGAACAAGAACATTCAGGAGAGGAAGGAGAG ACGATGGATCTTAGAAAGGAAGTTAGCTTCTTCTGGAGTGCCAAAAGAGGAGCAAATCAACATGATTAAAGATCTTGAGAGGAAAGAGACTGAGTTTATGAGGCTTAAAAGGAACAAGATAagtgttgatgattttgagCTTTTGACTATCATTGGAAGGGGTGCTTTTGGTGAG GTTCGCTTATGTCGGGAGAAAAAGTCTGGAAATATTTATGCCATGAAGAAGTTAAAGAAATCTGAAATGGTCATGAGAGGACAG GTTGAGCATGTTAGAGCAGAGAGAAACCTGCTGGCTGAGGTAGCAAGCCATTATATTGTGAAGCTCTACTATTCATTTCAGGATGCCGAGTATCTATATCTGATTATGGAATATCTCCCCGGTGGTGATATGATGACCTTGCTCATGAGAGAAGATACACTACGGGAAGATGTCGCCAAATTTTATATTGCTCAAAGTGTCCTGGCGATTGAATCCATACACAGATACAACTATATTCATAG GGATATCAAACCTGACAACCTTCTTCTGGATAAAGATGGCCACATGAAACTCTCGGATTTTGGACTCTGTAAACCTCTTGATTGTAGAAATTTACCTTCAATTCAGGAGAATAGGGCCACCGACGATGAAACTATGACAGAACCTATGGATGTTGATAGATGTTTTCCTGACACTGATAACAAGAGAAGCTGGCGTAGTCCCCAGGAACAACTTCAGCATTGGCAGATGAATCGCAGAAAACTA GCATTTTCAACTGTGGGAACACCCGACTATATTGCTCCTGAAGTTTTGCTGAAGAAAGGATATGGCATGGAATGTGATTG GTGGTCATTAGGTGCAATTATGTACGAAATGCTTGTTGGGTATCCTCCTTTTTATGCTGATGACCCTATATCAACCTGCAGAAAG ATCGTCCATTGGAGAAATCATTTGAAATTTCCCGAGGATGTGAAGTTGTCATCGGAGGCAAAAGATCTTGTCTGCAGGTTGCTGTGTAACGTTGACCATAGGCTTGGCACTGGAGGAGGAGCCCAGCAAATCAAG GATCATCCTTGGTTCAAGGAGGTTTTGTGGGAAAAGCTCTATGAAATGGAGGCTGCGTACAAACCAGAAGTGAACGACGAGCTCGATACCCAAAATTTTATGAAGTTTGATGAA GTGAATTCTCCTGCACCTGAAAGAACTAGATCGGGCCTCTCCAGGAAG ATGCTTCTTGCTCCCAAGGATTTAAGTTTTGTTGGCTACACCTACAAGAACTTTGACGCTGTAAAAGGATTGCGTCATTCACTTG AGATGGCAAGAACAATGTCTCTAGATCGATCACCAG CTGAGGCGATGCCTGTGGAGCGGATAAGCGGGGAAGCAGCAGAGGCACAGATGGTATCATCGATGGATGATCCGATGGTAATTTGA
- the LOC104716856 gene encoding F-box/LRR-repeat/kelch-repeat protein At1g09650-like, which yields MSKTRMSKRRCLRMESLLHHDVVERILEKLPVNSLMRFKAVSKQWKSTMESRYFQYRVLKQSGGGDPDVLMVSVFTDPPSIESLKTLVLGSSSSLKIPTPWEKDNTEYPVSSSSCEGLVCIYNPHKSGFVVNPTTRWYRPLPLCEFQQLMIRLGESNFKLGHPLFKVGFGKDIFAGTTYKPVWLYKSSEIGLENATTCEVLDFSTNAWRYVTPASPYRVLGCPDPVFVDRSLHWFTDCQETKVVSFDLHTEAFQVISKAPFVYTNPHEIVMCNLNNRLCVSEKKWPNQVIWSFNSHTKKWDKMFSIDLELIHFWHDVPVYCAFMPLALLDGKKKPKKKKLLFCGRELPKKLFTYDPETKLADVAFSAESIGYPVCYFQSIVSIL from the coding sequence ATGTCGAAGACCAGGATGTCGAAGAGACGTTGCTTGAGGATGGAATCGCTGCTGCACCACGATGTCGTAGAGCGAATACTGGAGAAACTTCCGGTGAATTCTTTGATGAGATTCAAGGCTGTATCAAAGCAATGGAAATCAACTATGGAATCCCGATACTTCCAATATAGAGTATTGAAGCAATCAGGAGGAGGAGATCCAGACGTTCTCATGGTGTCCGTATTTACTGACCCCCCATCCATAGAATCCCTAAAAACACTGGTGTTGGGTTCATCATCATCGCTCAAGATCCCTACTCCTTGGGAGAAGGACAACACAGAGTACCCAGTTTCCTCTAGTAGCTGTGAGGGTCTGGTTTGTATCTATAATCCCCACAAATCCGGTTTTGTGGTCAACCCCACCACTAGATGGTATCGGCCTCTTCCTCTCTGTGAATTTCAACAACTCATGATCCGCTTAGGAGAAAGTAACTTCAAGCTTGGACACCCACTCTTTAAGGTTGGATTCGGTAAAGACATATTCGCCGGGACGACGTATAAGCCTGTTTGGCTTTACAAATCTTCAGAAATAGGCCTTGAAAACGCTACCACTTGCGAAGTTTTAGACTTTAGCACCAACGCTTGGAGGTATGTCACTCCCGCTTCTCCTTATCGTGTTCTTGGTTGCCCCGATCCTGTCTTTGTTGATAGGTCGCTTCATTGGTTCACCGACTGCCAAGAAACCAAAGTTGTATCTTTCGATCTTCACACCGAAGCTTTTCAAGTCATCTCTAAAGCTCCGTTTGTCTATACCAATCCTCACGAGATCGTCATGTGCAACCTCAACAACCGCTTGTGCGTATCCGAGAAGAAGTGGCCCAACCAAGTGATTTGGTCCTTCAATTCACACACCAAGAAATGGGACAAAATGTTTTCCATTGATCTGGAGTTAATTCATTTTTGGCATGATGTCCCAGTATATTGCGCGTTCATGCCACTAGCACTTCTGGATGGGAAGAAGAAgccgaagaaaaagaagttgcTGTTTTGTGGTCGTGAGCTACCAAAAAAACTGTTTACATATGACCCCGAAACCAAATTAGCTGATGTTGCTTTCTCGGCTGAATCCATTGGATATCCTGTTTGTTATTTCCAGAGTATAGTCTCCATTTTATAA
- the LOC104716857 gene encoding pyruvate decarboxylase 1-like — translation MDTKIGSSIDECKPTNGDVGSPPNVTVKTIHDSVVPSSAISVNSCDATLGRHLARRLVQSGVTDIFSVPGDFNLTLLDHLMAEPELNLIGCCNELNAGYAADGYARSRGVGACVVTFTVGGLSVLNAIAGAYSENLPVICIVGGPNSNDYGTNRILHHTIGLPDFSQELRCFQTVTCYQAVVNNLEDAHEHIDKAISTALKESKPVYISVSCNLAATPHHTFTRDPVPFSLAPRLSNTMGLEAAVEATLEFLNKAVKPVMVGGPKLRVAKACDAFVELADASGYAMAVMPSAKGFVPEHHPHFIGTYWGAVSTPFCSEIVESADAYVFAGPIFNDYSSVGYSLLLKKEKAIVVQPDRVTVANGPTFGCVLMSDFFRELAKRVKRNETAYENYHRIFVPEGKPLKCKPREPLRVNTMFQHIQKMLSSDTAVIAETGDSWFNCQKLKLPKGCGYEFQMQYGSIGWSVGATLGYAQAVPEKRVLAFIGDGSFQVTVQDISTMLRNGQKTIIFLINNGGYTIEVEIHDGPYNVIKNWNYTGLVDAIHNGEGNCWTSKVRYEEELVEAIKTATTEKKDCLCFIEVILHKDDTSKELLEWGSRVSAANSRPPNPQ, via the exons ATGGACACCAAAATCGGATCATCCATCGACGAGTGCAAACCGACGAACGGCGACGTCGGTAGTCCACCAAACGTAACCGTCAAAACAATCCACGACTCTGTTGTTCCTTCCTCCGCCATCTCCGTCAACTCATGCGACGCGACTCTCGGCCGTCACTTGGCTCGCCGTCTCGTCCAATCCGGCGTCACCGATATCTTCTCCGTTCCCGGCGATTTCAACCTCACGTTGCTTGATCACCTAATGGCGGAACCGGAACTTAACCTGATCGGTTGCTGTAACGAGCTAAACGCCGGTTACGCTGCCGACGGTTACGCTAGATCTCGTGGAGTCGGCGCTTGCGTTGTGACTTTCACCGTTGGTGGACTCAGCGTTTTGAACGCCATCGCTGGTGCTTACAGCGAGAATCTTCCGGTTATATGTATCGTCGGAGGTCCTAACTCTAACGATTATGGTACTAACCGTATTCTTCATCACACCATCGGGTTACCTGATTTTAGCCAAGAGCTTAGGTGTTTTCAAACCGTCACTTGTTATCAG GCGGTGGTGAACAATTTGGAGGATGCTCATGAACACATTGATAAAGCAATATCAACAGCTTTGAAAGAGAGCAAGCCTGTGTATATTAGCGTAAGCTGTAACTTAGCTGCGACTCCTCATCATACATTTACTCGTGATCCAGTTCCCTTTTCGCTAGCTCCTAG attGAGTAACACAATGGGTTTAGAAGCTGCGGTGGAAGCAACGTTGGAGTTTTTGAACAAGGCTGTGAAGCCAGTTATGGTTGGTGGTCCTAAGTTGCGTGTTGCTAAAGCTTGTGATGCGTTTGTGGAGCTAGCTGATGCTTCTGGCTATGCTATGGCGGTGATGCCTTCTGCTAAAGGATTTGTACCAGAGCACCATCCTCATTTCATTGGCACTTACTGGGGAGCAGTAAGCACTCCTTTCTGCTCTGAGATTGTCGAATCTGCGGATGCTTACGTTTTTGCAGGTCCAATCTTCAATGACTACAGCTCAGTGGGTTACTCGCTTCTCCTCAAGAAAGAGAAAGCCATCGTTGTGCAACCTGATCGTGTCACTGTGGCTAATGGTCCTACGTTTGGTTGCGTTCTGATGAGTGATTTCTTCAGGGAATTGGCTAAGAGGGTGAAACGTAACGAGACTGCTTATGAGAACTACCATAGGATCTTTGTACCTGAAGGTAAGCCACTGAAATGCAAACCAAGAGAGCCATTGAGAGTTAATACAATGTTTCAACACATTCAGAAGATGCTCTCTAGTGATACTGCTGTGATTGCTGAAACCGGTGATTCTTGGTTCAATTGCCAGAAACTGAAGCTGCCCAAAGGATGTGG GTACGAGTTTCAGATGCAGTATGGATCGATAGGTTGGTCTGTTGGTGCGACTCTGGGATACGCACAGGCAGTCCCAGAGAAGCGAGTGTTGGCATTCATAGGAGACGGGAGTTTCCAAGTGACGGTTCAGGACATATCGACAATGCTGCGTAATGGTCAGAAGACGATCATCTTCTTGATTAACAACGGTGGCTACACCATCGAAGTGGAGATTCATGACGGTCCTTATAATGTGATTAAGAACTGGAACTACACTGGTCTCGTTGACGCCATTCATAACGGTGAAGGCAATTGCTGGACATCAAAG GTGAGATACGAGGAGGAGTTAGTTGAGGCGATTAAGACAGCGACCACGGAGAAGAAAGATTGTCTATGCTTCATCGAAGTGATTCTTCACAAGGATGATACTAGCAAAGAGCTGCTTGAGTGGGGCTCACGCGTCTCTGCTGCCAATAGCCGTCCTCCCAATCCTCAGTAG
- the LOC104716858 gene encoding peptidyl-prolyl cis-trans isomerase CYP57, whose protein sequence is MSTVYVLEPPTKGKVIVNTTHGPIDVELWPKEAPKSVRNFVQLCLEGYFDNTIFHRVIPGFLVQGGDPTGSGTGGDSIYGGVFADEFHSRLRFNHRGIVAMANASSPNSNGSQFFFTLDKSDWLDKKHTIFGKVTGDSIFNLLRLGEVDTGKDDRPLDPAPKILSVEVLWNPFEDIVPRVLANTSQESVAEVEEPPKKPVKKLNLLSFGEEAEEEEKELAVVKQKIKSSHDVLNDPRLLKAESTDRERNASESKEVLSVREALSSKKEAAQKDNSFSASDSVGRSDDDDDDEDETKFDAKMRNQVLSRRKEMGDTPSIPTQKKSSSLKSREESRQRSDAVSSEDEKPRMEKLSLKKKGIGSEAKAEHMEKGDTDLQLYNASERARQLRKLKKRRLQGNEDAVLAKLEKFKQSISAKPFTSTSKPVALTPISEPGALTSSSEPVDNIEEDLSDWKNVKLKFAPGKDKMSRRDDPNAYVVVDPLLEKGKEKFNRMQAKQKRREREWSGRSLD, encoded by the exons ATGTCGACGGTGTACGTGCTAGAGCCGCCGACAAAAGGAAAGGTCATTGTGAATACAACTCATGGCCCTATCGACGTCGAGCTATGGCCTAAGGAAGCCCCTAAATCCGTACGGAACTTTGTTCAACTATGCCTCGAGGGTTACTTCGACAACACCATCTTCCACCGTGTTATTCCCGGATTTCTCGTTCAAGGCGGCGATCCCACCGGCTCCGGCACCG GTGGAGATAGTATATATGGAGGTGTCTTTGCGGATGAGTTTCATTCAAGACTGAGGTTTAACCACCGAGGGATTGTAGCCATGGCTAATGCGAGCTCACCCAATTCTAATGGAAGTCAGTTCTTTTTTACTTTGGATAAGTCTGATTGGCTTGACAAGAAGCATACTATCTTTGGCAAG GTGACGGGCGATTCAATCTTCAATCTTTTAAGACTAGGAGAGGTTGACACCGGTAAGGATGATCGTCCCCTGGATCCTGCCCCGAAAATATTATCTGTTGAG GTTTTGTGGAACCCTTTCGAAGATATTGTTCCTAGAGTGTTAGCAAACACATCACAAGAATCTGTTGCTGAAGTCGAGGAACCCCCTAAAAAGCCCGTGAA GAAATTGAATTTACTTtcttttggagaagaagctgaggaagaagagaaggaactGGCTGTTGTAAAGCAAAAGATTAAGAGCAGTCATGACGTATTGAATGATCCTCGACTTTTGAAGGCAGAATCTACAGATAGAGAACGG AATGCATCTGAGTCGAAGGAGGTACTGTCTGTGCGAGAAGCTCTGAGTAGTAAGAAAGAAGCGGCTCAAAAAGATAACAGCTTCTCTGCATCTGATTCAGTTGGACGTagtgatgatgacgatgatgatgaagatgagactAAATTTGATGCAAAGATGAGAAATCAAGTGCTCAGCAGAAGGAAAGAGATGGGGGATACGCCTTCAATACCAACTCAGAAAA AGAGCTCTAGTCTGAAAAGCCGTGAAGAGTCTAGGCAAAG GTCTGATGCTGTAAGTAGTGAAGACGAGAAACCAAGGATGGAAAAGCTGTCtttgaagaaaaaaggaatAGGCTCAGAAGCCAAAGCCGAACATATGGAGAAAGGAGACACTGATTTACAGCTTTACAACGCTTCTGAACGCGCCCGACAGTTGCGTAAGTTGAAAAAGCGCCGACTACAAGGAAATGAGGATGCT GTGTTAGCAAAACTCGAGAAGTTTAAGCAGTCCATTTCTGCAAAACCGTTTACCTCGACTAGTAAACCAGTAGCGTTGACCCCAATAAGTGAACCAGGAGCTTTGACCTCAAGTAGTGAACCAGTAGACAATATAGAAGAAGATCTGTCTGATTGGAAGAATGTAAAGCTCAAGTTTGCTCCTGGCAAG GATAAAATGTCGCGCAGGGATGATCCAAATGCGTACGTTGTGGTCGACCCTCTTcttgaaaaaggaaaagaaaagttcAACAGAATGCAAGCCAAACAAAAACGAAGGGAGCGAGAATGGTCAGGAAGATCTCTTGACTGA
- the LOC104716860 gene encoding IQ domain-containing protein IQM1 isoform X1 — translation MGLDVGSLSFKLKDGGLTSRTNSFKRDSTTITQQNSPKKITMERSLSFNSWEIPKVTKTDSDFEVLETKKSTPNTLNGRNCERIQIKKPTVTPPEPFVFISPRPVTELDAAATTLQKVYKSYRTRRNLADCAVVVEELWWRTLDGAALDLSSVSFFEEEKHESAVSKWARARKRAAKVGKGLSKDEKAQKLALQHWLEAIDPRHRYGHNLHFYYEVWSESKSSQPFFYWLDIGDGKDVNLEKHPRSVLQKQCIRYLGPTEREAYEVIVEDGRLMYKQGMTLINSTEESKSIFVLSTTRTLYVGIKKKGVFQHSSFLSGGATTAAGRLVAHDGILEAIWPYSGHYLPTEDNFKEFISFLEEHNVDLTNVKRCSVNEEYSSFKSTADEEEGPKEISEEIEMPTEKEERARPVFDPVKRLSCKWTSGYGPRIGCVRDYPMELQTQALEQVSLSPRASPANSYGPIPSPRPSPKIRVSPRLAYMGIPSPRAVKC, via the exons ATGGGTCTTGACGTTGGGTCCTTAAGCTTCAAACTTAAAGATGGAGGCTTGACATCAAGAACCAACAGTTTCAAGAGAGACAGCACTACTATAACGCAGCAGAATTCTCCTAAGAAGATTACTATGGAACGGTCTTTGAGTTTCAACAGCTGGGAGATTCCTAAAGTGACCAAGACTGATTCAGATTTTGAGGTCTTGGAGACAAAGAAGTCAACTCCTAACACTTTGAATGGAAGAAACTGTGAGAGAATCCAAATAAAGAAACCCACAGTTACTCCACCTGAGCCTTTTGTGTTCATCTCCCCTAGACCGGTCACCGAGCTCGATGCAGCTGCAACTACCCTACAAAAGGTGTATAAGAGTTACCGGACAAGAAGGAACCTAGCAGATTGTGCAGTCGTTGTTGAGGAGCTCTG GTGGAGGACTCTAGATGGTGCAGCTCTGGATTTGAGCTCTGTGTCtttctttgaagaagagaaacatgAGAGCGCTGTTTCCAAATGGGCTCGAGCTAGAAAACGAGCTGCTAAG GTTGGGAAAGGCTTATCAAAAGATGAAAAGGCTCAGAAATTAGCTCTGCAGCATTGGCTTGAAGCT ATTGACCCACGTCATCGTTATGGCCACAACTTGCATTTCTATTACGAAGTCTGGTCAGAGAGCAAGAGCTCACAGCCATTCTTTTACTG GTTGGATATAGGAGACGGCAAAGATGTAAATCTTGAGAAACACCCGAGAAGTGTTCTTCAAAAACAATGCATCAGATACTTAGGGCCG ACGGAGAGAGAAGCATATGAAGTGATAGTGGAAGATGGGAGACTAATGTATAAACAGGGCATGACTCTGATCAATTCAACAGAGGAATCCAAGTCGATTTTTGTACTTAGCACGACAAGAACCTTATACGTAGGGATTAAAAAGAAAGGCGTTTTCCAGCACTCAAGTTTCTTATCTGGAGGCGCCACTACAGCTGCAGGAAGATTGGTCGCCCACGATGGGATCCTTGAG GCTATATGGCCATACAGTGGACACTATCTTCCAACAGAAGACAACTTCAAGGAGTTCATAAGTTTCTTAGAGGAGCACAATGTTGATCTCACCAATGTTAAG AGATGTTCTGTGAATGAGGAATATTCGTCATTCAAATCCACTgcggacgaagaagaaggaccaAAAGAAATCTCAGAAGAAATTGAGATGCCtacagagaaagaagagagagcgAGACCGGTGTTTGATCCTGTAAAGAGACTGTCTTGTAAATGGACAAGTGGATATGGCCCAAGAATTGGGTGTGTTAGAGATTACCCAATGGAGCTACAAACACAAGCACTGGAGCAAGTCAGTCTCTCTCCTCGGGCTTCGCCAGCTAATTCTTACGG
- the LOC104716860 gene encoding IQ domain-containing protein IQM1 isoform X2 — MGLDVGSLSFKLKDGGLTSRTNSFKRDSTTITQQNSPKKITMERSLSFNSWEIPKVTKTDSDFEVLETKKSTPNTLNGRNCERIQIKKPTVTPPEPFVFISPRPVTELDAAATTLQKVYKSYRTRRNLADCAVVVEELWWRTLDGAALDLSSVSFFEEEKHESAVSKWARARKRAAKVGKGLSKDEKAQKLALQHWLEAIDPRHRYGHNLHFYYEVWSESKSSQPFFYWLDIGDGKDVNLEKHPRSVLQKQCIRYLGPTEREAYEVIVEDGKLMYKQGMTLINSTEESKSIFVLSTTRTLYVGIKKKGVFQHSSFLSGGATTAAGRLVAHDGILEAIWPYSGHYLPTEDNFKEFISFLEEHNVDLTNVKRCSVNEEYSSFKSTADEEEGPKEISEEIEMPTEKEERARPVFDPVKRLSCKWTSGYGPRIGCVRDYPMELQTQALEQVSLSPRASPANSYGPIPSPRPSPKIRVSPRLAYMGIPSPRAVKC, encoded by the exons ATGGGTCTTGACGTTGGGTCCTTAAGCTTCAAACTTAAAGATGGAGGCTTGACATCAAGAACCAACAGTTTCAAGAGAGACAGCACTACTATAACGCAGCAGAATTCTCCTAAGAAGATTACTATGGAACGGTCTTTGAGTTTCAACAGCTGGGAGATTCCTAAAGTGACCAAGACTGATTCAGATTTTGAGGTCTTGGAGACAAAGAAGTCAACTCCTAACACTTTGAATGGAAGAAACTGTGAGAGAATCCAAATAAAGAAACCCACAGTTACTCCACCTGAGCCTTTTGTGTTCATCTCCCCTAGACCGGTCACCGAGCTCGATGCAGCTGCAACTACCCTACAAAAGGTGTATAAGAGTTACCGGACAAGAAGGAACCTAGCAGATTGTGCAGTCGTTGTTGAGGAGCTCTG GTGGAGGACTCTAGATGGTGCAGCTCTGGATTTGAGCTCTGTGTCtttctttgaagaagagaaacatgAGAGCGCTGTTTCCAAATGGGCTCGAGCTAGAAAACGAGCTGCTAAG GTTGGGAAAGGCTTATCAAAAGATGAAAAGGCTCAGAAATTAGCTCTGCAGCATTGGCTTGAAGCT ATTGACCCACGTCATCGTTATGGCCACAACTTGCATTTCTATTACGAAGTCTGGTCAGAGAGCAAGAGCTCACAGCCATTCTTTTACTG GTTGGATATAGGAGACGGCAAAGATGTAAATCTTGAGAAACACCCGAGAAGTGTTCTTCAAAAACAATGCATCAGATACTTAGGGCCG ACGGAGAGAGAAGCATATGAAGTGATAGTTGAAGATGGGAAACTAATGTATAAACAGGGGATGACTCTGATCAATTCAACAGAGGAATCCAAGTCGATTTTTGTACTTAGCACAACAAGAACCTTATACGTAGGGATTAAAAAGAAAGGCGTTTTCCAGCACTCAAGTTTCTTATCTGGAGGCGCCACTACAGCTGCAGGAAGATTGGTCGCCCACGATGGGATCCTTGAG GCTATATGGCCATACAGTGGACACTATCTTCCAACAGAAGACAACTTCAAGGAGTTCATAAGTTTCTTAGAGGAGCACAATGTTGATCTCACCAATGTTAAG AGATGTTCTGTGAATGAGGAATATTCGTCATTCAAATCCACTgcggacgaagaagaaggaccaAAAGAAATCTCAGAAGAAATTGAGATGCCtacagagaaagaagagagagcgAGACCGGTGTTTGATCCTGTAAAGAGACTGTCTTGTAAATGGACAAGTGGATATGGCCCAAGAATTGGGTGTGTTAGAGATTACCCAATGGAGCTACAAACACAAGCACTGGAGCAAGTCAGTCTCTCTCCTCGGGCTTCGCCAGCTAATTCTTACGG